A region from the Oligoflexia bacterium genome encodes:
- the nusG gene encoding transcription termination/antitermination protein NusG → MVFSEEQSNANNNEDLQDSSVETATDSVKEVGVDAENQLSVKNPNFKWYVVHVYSGYEQRVKESLIERIKSLSAEANFGDVLIPSENVVEMVQGQKKTSKRKFFPGYILVQMDLTDDMWHLVKGTPKVTGFVGGASRKPTPVPENEVLRLTQQISEGVVNPKLKMSFEKGENVRVVEGPFQNFNGVVDEVKPDKGKLRVLVSIFGRSTPVELDYAQVEKS, encoded by the coding sequence ATGGTTTTTAGTGAAGAACAATCTAACGCAAACAACAACGAAGACTTGCAAGATTCTTCCGTTGAGACGGCAACTGATTCTGTAAAAGAAGTTGGTGTTGATGCTGAAAATCAGCTTTCAGTTAAGAATCCAAACTTTAAATGGTATGTTGTCCACGTTTATTCTGGTTATGAACAAAGAGTGAAAGAAAGCCTAATAGAGCGGATTAAATCTTTGTCAGCAGAAGCCAATTTTGGTGACGTTTTGATTCCATCTGAAAACGTTGTAGAGATGGTTCAGGGGCAAAAAAAGACCTCAAAGAGAAAGTTTTTTCCAGGTTACATATTGGTTCAGATGGATTTGACAGACGATATGTGGCACTTGGTAAAAGGTACACCAAAGGTTACTGGTTTTGTCGGTGGGGCTTCTAGAAAGCCAACGCCTGTACCAGAAAATGAAGTTTTAAGGTTAACTCAGCAAATCAGTGAAGGTGTAGTTAATCCAAAATTAAAAATGAGTTTTGAAAAAGGAGAAAACGTTCGTGTTGTTGAAGGTCCTTTTCAGAACTTCAACGGTGTGGTGGATGAAGTTAAGCCTGATAAAGGTAAGTTAAGAGTGCTTGTGAGTATTTTTGGACGTTCGACTCCAGTTGAGTTGGACTATGCACAAGTAGAAAAAAGTTGA
- the secE gene encoding preprotein translocase subunit SecE, translating into MSGDKKWINLSFVSLAIILAWILNQTFLLVARYAKLQNPLFLDVLPTSALLAMLVSAAGVFLYTRQAKVQSFAFEVLQELKKVVWPTRKVAYLSTIVVVILVVISASVLGVFDWLCTSLIGLVLKV; encoded by the coding sequence ATGTCGGGTGATAAAAAGTGGATAAATCTTAGTTTTGTTTCTTTGGCTATAATTTTAGCTTGGATTCTGAATCAGACGTTTTTGTTGGTTGCACGATATGCAAAGCTACAAAACCCTTTGTTTTTAGATGTTTTGCCTACTTCAGCTCTATTGGCTATGTTAGTAAGTGCTGCAGGGGTCTTTTTGTATACACGACAAGCAAAAGTGCAGAGTTTTGCTTTTGAGGTTCTGCAGGAACTTAAAAAAGTCGTTTGGCCAACCAGAAAGGTAGCATACCTTTCGACAATTGTAGTTGTCATTTTGGTGGTTATTTCTGCTAGCGTGTTGGGAGTTTTTGATTGGCTGTGTACAAGTCTAATTGGCTTGGTATTGAAGGTGTGA
- the tuf gene encoding elongation factor Tu, whose amino-acid sequence MAKEKFERTKPHVNVGTIGHVDHGKTTTTAAITCVLATKGMATYKAYDDVAKADAKSFRRDATKILTVALSHVEYESETRHYAHIDCPGHADYIKNMITGAAQMDGAILVVSAHTGPMPQTKEHVLLARQVNVPSITVFLNKCDLVQDEELLELVEMEVTELLEKYEFKDSKIIRGSATAAIADPEGEGGKCIWDLIAALDESIPEPKREIDKPFLMPVEDIFSIEGRGTVVTGKIERGVIKVGEEIEIVGLKNTQKTTVTGVEMFKKLLDQGQAGDNVGLLVRGVKRDEVERGQVLCKPGSVTPHKKFKASAYILNKEEGGRHTPFFKGYRPQFYFRTTDVTGVCKLPENVEMVMPGDNIEMEVELINPVAMEKEVRFAIREGGKTVGAGVVSEIIE is encoded by the coding sequence ATGGCAAAAGAAAAATTTGAAAGAACGAAACCGCACGTTAATGTTGGTACCATTGGTCACGTTGACCACGGTAAGACAACAACTACTGCGGCGATTACTTGTGTTTTAGCAACAAAAGGCATGGCTACTTATAAAGCATATGATGATGTGGCTAAAGCTGATGCAAAATCATTTAGAAGAGATGCGACAAAAATTCTTACAGTTGCTTTGTCTCACGTTGAATATGAGTCAGAAACTCGTCACTATGCGCACATTGATTGTCCTGGTCACGCTGACTACATTAAAAACATGATTACAGGTGCAGCTCAGATGGACGGTGCAATTCTGGTTGTTAGCGCACACACTGGTCCAATGCCTCAAACAAAAGAGCACGTATTGTTAGCACGTCAGGTGAACGTACCTTCAATTACAGTATTCTTAAACAAGTGTGACTTGGTTCAAGATGAAGAGCTGTTAGAGTTGGTTGAAATGGAAGTCACTGAGCTTCTTGAAAAATATGAGTTTAAAGATTCTAAAATTATCCGTGGTAGTGCTACTGCTGCTATTGCTGATCCAGAAGGTGAAGGCGGAAAATGTATTTGGGATTTGATTGCTGCATTAGATGAAAGCATTCCTGAACCAAAACGTGAAATAGATAAACCGTTCTTAATGCCTGTTGAAGATATTTTCTCAATTGAAGGTCGTGGAACAGTTGTAACTGGTAAAATTGAGCGTGGCGTTATCAAAGTTGGTGAAGAGATTGAGATTGTGGGTTTGAAAAACACTCAAAAAACAACCGTAACAGGTGTTGAGATGTTTAAAAAACTGCTTGATCAAGGACAAGCTGGCGATAACGTTGGTTTATTGGTTCGTGGTGTAAAGCGTGATGAAGTTGAGCGTGGACAGGTTTTATGTAAACCAGGTTCTGTAACTCCTCATAAGAAGTTTAAAGCCAGTGCTTATATTCTTAACAAAGAAGAAGGTGGTAGACATACTCCGTTCTTTAAAGGGTATAGACCTCAGTTTTACTTCAGAACCACTGACGTAACAGGTGTTTGTAAGCTGCCTGAAAATGTTGAAATGGTTATGCCAGGTGACAACATTGAGATGGAAGTTGAATTAATCAACCCAGTTGCAATGGAAAAAGAAGTACGTTTTGCTATCCGCGAAGGTGGTAAAACTGTTGGTGCCGGTGTGGTATCAGAAATTATTGAATAA